A single genomic interval of Candidatus Methylomirabilota bacterium harbors:
- a CDS encoding ABC transporter permease codes for MRRHLLRRGAAFVATLFFVSVLVFVVIRVLPGDPAQLIMGTEGSPEAVARLREALGLNRPLAAQYVDWAGRALHGDLGVSIQYDLPVTRLIVSRLPVTVPLTLMAAAFMIVIAVPLGLYAATRHRHAGDYVTMVLSQLGIAIPAFWLGLLLILLFSVRLGWLQSGGFEGWRQGLGAGLRSLLLPAIALGVFQAAVLIRATRSAVLDVLGEEYVRTARAKGVPEVSVIGKHAFRNALIPVVTVAGFQLGHLLAGSIVLETVFALPGLGRLALGAIAARDLPLVQGVTVFVAGTIVLVNFLVDLAYGLLDPRIRYE; via the coding sequence GTGCGCCGCCACCTGCTGAGGCGGGGCGCGGCGTTCGTCGCCACGCTTTTCTTCGTCTCGGTCCTGGTCTTCGTGGTCATCCGCGTGCTGCCGGGGGACCCCGCCCAGCTCATCATGGGGACCGAGGGCAGCCCGGAAGCCGTCGCTCGCCTCCGCGAGGCCCTGGGACTGAACCGGCCCCTGGCCGCGCAGTACGTCGACTGGGCCGGGCGGGCTCTCCACGGCGACCTGGGCGTCTCCATCCAGTACGACCTGCCGGTGACCCGCCTGATCGTGAGCCGACTGCCCGTCACGGTGCCGCTGACGCTCATGGCCGCAGCCTTCATGATCGTGATCGCCGTCCCGCTGGGCCTGTATGCCGCCACGCGGCACCGCCACGCGGGCGATTACGTGACCATGGTCCTGTCCCAGCTGGGGATCGCCATCCCGGCATTCTGGCTGGGGTTGCTGCTCATCCTCCTGTTCTCGGTGCGCCTGGGGTGGCTGCAGTCCGGCGGCTTCGAGGGCTGGAGGCAGGGGCTGGGCGCGGGACTGCGCTCGCTGCTCCTTCCCGCGATCGCCCTGGGCGTCTTCCAGGCGGCGGTGCTCATCCGGGCCACCCGGTCGGCCGTCCTCGACGTCCTCGGCGAGGAATACGTCCGCACAGCGCGGGCCAAGGGCGTTCCCGAGGTTTCGGTGATCGGCAAGCACGCGTTCCGCAATGCGCTCATTCCGGTGGTCACCGTGGCCGGGTTCCAGCTCGGGCACCTGCTGGCCGGCTCCATCGTCCTGGAAACCGTGTTCGCGTTGCCCGGCCTCGGACGACTGGCGCTCGGCGCCATCGCCGCGCGTGATCTGCCCCTGGTGCAGGGGGTGACGGTCTTCGTGGCGGGGACGATCGTGCTGGTCAACTTCCTCGTGGATCTGGCCTACGGGCTGCTTGATCCGCGAATCCGGTACGAGTAG
- a CDS encoding ABC transporter permease — MSRRPVRHVSFMVGLVITGLLLATAALSALWTPADPLAMSIGDRLQAPSAAHPFGTDQYGRDVLSRVMVGAVGSISVGVIAVGIGLGLGVLIGTISGWVGGWPDEGLMRLMDAVQGFPAILSALMFAAIFSPGVGLSMVAIGLAFVPAFARLTRSSFLALREREFVLAARALGAGDPRLIARHVLPNTLAPLLVQATTSFPVAVLAEAALAYLGLGTQPPHPSWGLMLKEAQNFLSLSPSFAVFPGAAIAVTVLGLNLLGDGLRDLLDPRTA; from the coding sequence GTGAGCCGGCGCCCGGTCAGGCATGTCAGCTTCATGGTCGGGCTCGTCATCACCGGGCTGCTGCTGGCGACCGCAGCGCTCAGCGCGCTGTGGACGCCGGCCGATCCGCTGGCCATGTCGATCGGCGACCGGCTCCAGGCGCCGTCGGCCGCCCACCCTTTCGGCACCGATCAGTACGGGCGGGACGTCCTGTCCCGGGTGATGGTGGGGGCCGTCGGCTCGATCTCGGTGGGCGTCATCGCCGTAGGCATCGGCCTCGGGCTCGGCGTGCTGATCGGAACCATCAGCGGCTGGGTCGGAGGCTGGCCGGACGAAGGCCTCATGCGACTCATGGACGCCGTGCAGGGGTTCCCGGCGATCCTGTCCGCGCTGATGTTTGCCGCGATCTTCTCGCCGGGCGTCGGCCTCAGCATGGTGGCGATCGGCCTGGCCTTCGTGCCGGCCTTCGCCCGCCTGACGCGCAGCAGCTTCCTCGCCCTGCGGGAGCGGGAGTTCGTCCTGGCCGCCCGGGCCCTGGGAGCGGGGGACCCCCGCCTCATCGCGCGCCACGTCCTGCCCAACACGCTGGCGCCCCTGCTCGTGCAGGCCACCACGAGCTTCCCGGTGGCGGTCCTGGCGGAAGCGGCGCTGGCCTATCTGGGGCTCGGCACCCAGCCGCCGCACCCCTCCTGGGGACTGATGCTCAAGGAAGCACAGAACTTCCTGTCGTTGAGCCCCTCCTTCGCGGTCTTTCCCGGCGCCGCCATCGCCGTGACCGTGCTGGGCCTGAACCTGCTCGGTGACGGCCTCAGGGATCTTCTGGACCCCCGCACGGCGTAG
- a CDS encoding secondary thiamine-phosphate synthase enzyme YjbQ encodes MKTFTASVTLTSDERTEVSDITKDVRDAVHQFAVTNGIALVNTLHTTCALFVNEYQAALMDDVKRMLERLVPERGGYRHDDPRYSDCERGNGHSHLRAALLGRSVAVGISNGELVLGRFQSIILAELDGPRKREITVQVIGE; translated from the coding sequence ATGAAGACGTTCACCGCCTCCGTCACGTTGACCAGCGATGAGCGCACCGAGGTCTCCGATATCACCAAGGACGTCCGCGACGCCGTTCACCAGTTCGCGGTGACGAACGGCATCGCCCTCGTCAACACCCTGCACACGACCTGCGCGCTGTTCGTCAACGAGTACCAGGCAGCCCTGATGGACGACGTCAAGCGCATGCTGGAGCGGTTGGTGCCCGAGCGCGGGGGCTACCGTCACGACGACCCTCGCTACTCCGACTGCGAGCGGGGCAACGGGCACTCGCATCTGCGGGCGGCCCTGCTGGGACGCAGCGTGGCCGTGGGCATCAGCAACGGCGAGCTGGTGCTCGGGCGCTTCCAGTCCATCATCCTCGCCGAGCTCGACGGTCCGCGGAAGCGGGAGATCACGGTGCAGGTGATCGGGGAGTAG
- a CDS encoding GDP-mannose 4,6-dehydratase yields MRILITGITGFVGSYFAELALELGAEVYGSCRWRSKTENIDHLQGRVRLIECDLRDLSSVHHLLGVAQPDFVIHLAAQSYVATSWHAPAETITTNVISQINLLEAILARKGTPPRFLVIGSSEEYGLVHADEMPIKETNPLRPLSPYAVSKVTQDLMGYQYFKSYGLPIVRARAFNHEGPRRGDVFVTSNFARQIAEIEAGQREPVIFVGNLAARRDYTDVRDVIAGYWQLLKDGAPGEVYNLCSGRAWAIQEVLDFLLAQSKGRAIAVREDPARLRPSDVPMLVGDATKIKRAVGWAPKIPFEQTLRDVLDYWRARCRRRET; encoded by the coding sequence GTGCGCATCTTGATCACCGGCATCACCGGATTCGTCGGCAGCTACTTCGCCGAGCTGGCGCTGGAGTTGGGGGCCGAGGTGTACGGCTCCTGCCGCTGGCGGAGCAAGACCGAGAACATCGACCACCTCCAGGGCCGGGTCCGGCTCATCGAGTGCGATCTGCGCGATCTGTCCTCGGTCCACCACCTCCTGGGTGTGGCGCAGCCGGATTTCGTCATCCACCTCGCCGCCCAGAGCTACGTCGCCACCTCCTGGCACGCGCCCGCCGAGACCATCACCACGAATGTGATCAGCCAGATCAATCTGCTCGAAGCGATTCTGGCGCGTAAGGGCACACCGCCGCGGTTCCTGGTGATCGGGTCGAGCGAGGAATATGGACTCGTCCACGCCGACGAGATGCCCATCAAGGAGACGAATCCCTTGCGGCCGCTCTCGCCCTACGCGGTGAGCAAGGTCACGCAGGACCTCATGGGGTATCAGTACTTCAAGAGCTACGGGCTGCCCATCGTGCGCGCCCGTGCCTTCAACCACGAGGGGCCCCGTCGCGGGGACGTCTTCGTGACATCGAACTTCGCGCGGCAGATCGCGGAGATCGAGGCCGGTCAACGGGAGCCGGTGATCTTCGTGGGCAACCTGGCCGCCCGCCGGGATTACACCGACGTCCGGGACGTCATCGCCGGCTACTGGCAGCTGTTGAAGGACGGTGCACCGGGCGAGGTCTACAATCTGTGCTCGGGGCGGGCCTGGGCGATCCAGGAGGTGCTCGACTTCCTGCTGGCGCAGTCGAAGGGGCGCGCCATCGCCGTCCGGGAAGACCCCGCCCGGCTTCGCCCCTCGGATGTCCCCATGCTGGTGGGCGACGCCACCAAGATCAAGCGGGCCGTCGGTTGGGCGCCGAAGATTCCGTTCGAGCAAACGCTCCGGGACGTCCTCGACTACTGGCGGGCCCGCTGCCGGCGTCGAGAAACGTGA
- a CDS encoding ABC transporter permease, which translates to MSGARAVGLDANPARSDSGLLHGLVYRVMERTRELYRYRVLVEVLIRRELKARYRGTVLGFLWSFVNPLILMALYVLVFSVYLRVDMPNYPAFLLSGIFPWLWFSSSVNEATLAITSNGGLIRKVYLPSEVFPLVPLGSNMFHFVASLPILFGFLLWAGLTPSWSLLILPVIVGLQVLFTYGIALAVSALVVQFRDLFYIVPNLMTAFFFATPIFYPATMVPERYRILLDVNPLSYLIMAYQDVLFFGRVPSPERLAALAVGSWLVLAAGMAVFDSRKDSFAEEV; encoded by the coding sequence GTGAGCGGGGCGCGCGCCGTCGGTCTGGACGCGAATCCGGCCCGATCCGACTCGGGGCTGCTGCACGGGCTCGTGTATCGAGTCATGGAACGGACCCGGGAGCTCTACCGCTACCGGGTCCTCGTCGAGGTGCTGATCCGGCGCGAGCTGAAAGCGCGCTATCGGGGAACGGTGCTCGGCTTCCTGTGGTCCTTCGTTAACCCGCTCATCCTCATGGCGCTCTACGTGCTGGTGTTCTCGGTCTATCTCCGGGTCGACATGCCCAACTATCCGGCATTTCTGCTCAGCGGGATCTTCCCGTGGCTGTGGTTCTCCTCGAGCGTGAACGAGGCGACGCTGGCCATCACCAGCAACGGCGGGCTGATTCGGAAGGTGTACCTGCCCTCTGAGGTCTTCCCCCTGGTTCCCCTGGGCTCGAACATGTTCCACTTCGTCGCCAGCCTGCCCATCCTGTTCGGCTTCCTCCTGTGGGCCGGGCTGACCCCCTCCTGGAGCCTGCTGATCTTGCCGGTCATCGTGGGCCTGCAGGTGCTGTTCACGTACGGGATCGCGCTGGCCGTTTCGGCGCTGGTCGTCCAGTTCCGGGATCTGTTCTACATCGTGCCGAATCTGATGACCGCGTTTTTCTTCGCCACGCCCATCTTCTATCCGGCCACCATGGTTCCCGAGCGGTATCGGATCCTGCTCGACGTCAACCCGCTCAGCTACCTCATCATGGCCTACCAGGACGTTTTGTTCTTCGGCCGCGTGCCCTCGCCGGAGCGGCTGGCGGCGCTGGCCGTGGGGTCGTGGCTCGTGCTGGCGGCGGGCATGGCGGTGTTCGATTCACGCAAGGACAGTTTCGCTGAAGAGGTCTGA